Proteins from a single region of Megalopta genalis isolate 19385.01 chromosome 3, iyMegGena1_principal, whole genome shotgun sequence:
- the LOC117222118 gene encoding uncharacterized protein LOC117222118, whose translation MADMKAFVLVWCLALATADENDGWVWKDKTRTNEERLDEGRYLVNENLEDLDERPLIGFRPQNGGPYGPNSRPIVPASYPSNNGVLVGPGGPTGIVKRPPYNNGGINSGSVDSGLVPPWIRNDPRYRDLDVCRCRYSFNCPSTGLKFGSCSKEKKYCCFSSRKYPALVNGPSGGGGGGGYYPPQQGYPNKYGPASFVQSPNYYGNRRPPGNFNAGNRYPAGNYQYPGENYSQYPRPQGNPYGQNYDYDDYDFYGRSLKKNGTETSSDEKP comes from the exons ATGGCTGACATGAAGGCCTTCGTTCTCGTCTGGTGCCTCGCCCTCGCTACGGCGGACGAAAATGACGGATGGGTTTGGAAAGACAAAACTCGGACCAACGAGGAACGACTCGACGAAGGCAG GTACCTGGTGAACGAGAACCTGGAAGACTTGGACGAGAGACCTTTGATAGGATTTCGACCACAAAATGGTGGACCTTACGGTCCTAATAGCAGACCCATTGTGCCGGCATCGTATCCTAGCAACAATGGAGTTCTTGTCGGTCCTGGCGGGCCAACTGGCATTGTAAAAAG ACCTCCCTACAATAATGGCGGCATAAATAGCGGCTCTGTGGATAGCGGTCTCGTGCCACCTTGGATCAGAAATGATCCCCGATATCGCGACCTCGACGTTTGCAGGTgcagatacagcttcaactgtcCATCCACCGGCCTGAAATTC GGAAGTTGCTCGAAAGAGAAGAAGTACTGCTGCTTCAGCAGCAGGAAATATCCGGCGCTGGTTAATGGACCCTCCGGAGGAGGCGGAGGGGGAGGATATTACCCTCCGCAACAG GGCTACCCGAACAAGTACGGGCCGGCGTCGTTCGTTCAATCGCCGAACTATTACGGAAATCGAAGACCTCCCGGCAATTTTAACGCTGGGAACAGATACCCGGCTGGAAACTACCAATATCCAGGAGAGAACTACAGCCAGTACCCGAGACCTCAGGGGAACCCTTACGGACAAAACTACGACTACGACGATTACGATTTTTACGGGCGATCTTTGAAGAAGAACGGAACGGAAACGAGCTCCGACGAGAAACCTTGA
- the LOC117222048 gene encoding uncharacterized protein LOC117222048, translating to MLQSCNGGGSRCARRALVFVFAWGLVMIAAVQFRHVENSLRESPTADETAGDVLVEDAYRRRDEPVNHRGSSSLGLSRYLLQRSPADASFSNSAGSGILTTLTTLLNGPTKNPLDLEPMLDKRPAKTEEELIREIEQRLPSLPLAYWSKNNKYSGGQSKSKSNDSCSNLKYPSIYDIEFNNVYWQTMRTSNGTFQFFGAFYDRRKLSRIGPAIRIVGMIDRIEPTVKTHCQLWYDGEREPRVVETLEYKYIWYPKWGNYKQGIYQPYVIACKVPQSHWLKGPPASVSMVEKPCDTPSNNLRVIYNKPERKKDFAVCVKGLDFLHEDLSVRLVEWIELITLLGADKIFFYQLQVHPNVTKVLDHYQRLGKVHVTPLTLPGGQPNVPAFQHMYLTKKTNHKRQNELIPYNDCLYKHMYEYEYIALLDVDEVIMPVKDATWQDLMKRVLNKAFKIRNETRASYNVRNVYFLDDLLHSHGFFKDIPKYMHMLQHVYRSKNFTKPNQYIKCFHNPERVVTLHNHFPLACLGAGCTSYPIETEDAQLQHYRADCVKSLKKTCVEYRENSVLDTTIWRYRDQLIDRVTRTLEALGFFRPS from the exons ATGTTGCAAAGCTGCAACGGTGGCGGGTCGAGATGCGCCCGGCGCGCCCTTGTCTTCGTGTTCGCCTGGGGGCTGGTGATGATCGCGGCGGTGCAGTTCCGGCACGTGGAGAACAGCCTGAGGGAGTCCCCGACGGCCGATGAGACGGCCGGCGACGTCCTGGTGGAGGACGCGTACCGTCGCCGAGACGAGCCGGTGAACCATCGCGGCTCCTCGAGCCTCGGCCTGTCGCGGTACCTTCTGCAAAGGTCGCCGGCGGACGCCAGTTTCTCGAACTCGGCCGGGTCCGGCATCCTGACGACCTTGACCACGCTGCTGAACGGACCGACGAAGAATCCGCTGGACCTGGAGCCGATGCTGGACAAGAGGCCGGCTAAAACGGAAGAGGAGCTGATCCGAGAGATCGAACAAAGGCTGCCGAGCCTTCCTCTGGCCTACtggagcaagaacaacaagtactcCGGCGGTCAGAGCAAGTCGAAGAGCAACGACAGCTGCTCGAACCTGAAGTATCCCTCTATCTACGACATAGAGTTCAACAACGTCTACTGGCAGACGATGAGGACCAGCAACGGGACGTTCCAGTTCTTCGGCGCGTTCTACGACAGGCGCAAGCTGTCGAGGATCGGGCCGGCGATCAGGATAGTGGGGATGATCGACCGGATCGAGCCCACCGTGAAGACCCATTGCCAGCTGTGGTACGACGGGGAGAGGGAGCCGAGGGTGGTCGAGACCTTGGAGTACAAGTACATCTGGTACCCGAAGTGGGGCAACTACAAGCAGGGCATCTACCAGCCCTACGTGATCGCCTGCAAGGTGCCCCAGTCCCACTGGCTGAAGGGGCCGCCGGCCTCTGTCTCGATGGTCGAGAAGCCGTGCGACACGCCCAGCAACAACCTCCGGGTGATCTACAACAAGCCCGAGCGCAAGAAAGACTTCGCGGTCTGCGTGAAAGGCCTGGACTTTCTTCACGAGGACCTGTCGGTCAGGCTGGTCGAGTGGATCGAGCTGATCACGCTGCTCGGCGCCGACAAGATCTTCTTCTATCAGCTCCAGGTGCACCCGAACGTGACCAAGGTGCTCGACCATTATCAGAGGCTGGGCAAGGTGCACGTCACACCGTTGACCCTGCCCGGCGGCCAGCCGAACGTGCCCGCGTTCCAGCACATGTACCTCACCAAGAAGACCAACCACAAACGGCAGAACGAGCTGATACCCTACAACGACTGCCTCTACAAGCACATGTACGAGTACGAGTACATCGCGTTGCTGGACGTCGACGAGGTGATCATGCCGGTCAAGGACGCCACGTGGCAGGACCTGATGAAGAGGGTGCTGAACAAGGCGTTCAAGATTAGGAACGAGACCAGGGCGTCGTACAACGTCAGGAACGTCTACTTCCTCGACGACCTACTGCACTCCCATGGGTTCTTCAAGGACATACCGAA GTACATGCACATGCTGCAGCACGTGTACCGCTCGAAGAACTTCACGAAGCCGAACCAGTACATCAAGTGCTTCCACAACCCCGAACGGGTGGTCACCCTGCACAACCACTTCCCCTTAGCCTGTTTGGGCGCGGGCTGCACCAGCTACCCTATCGAGACCGAGGACGCGCAGCTGCAGCATTACCGAGCGGACTGCGTGAAGTCGTTGAAGAAGACCTGCGTCGAGTACAGGGAGAACAGCGTGTTGGACACGACGATATGGCGGTACAGGGACCAGCTGATCGACAGGGTCACCAGGACCCTGGAGGCTCTGGGCTTCTTCAGGCCCAGCTAG